The Pongo abelii isolate AG06213 chromosome 20, NHGRI_mPonAbe1-v2.0_pri, whole genome shotgun sequence genome window below encodes:
- the SAFB gene encoding scaffold attachment factor B1 isoform X2, which yields MAETLSGLGDSGAAGAAALSSASSETGTRRLSDLRVIDLRAELRKRNVDSSGNKSVLMERLKKAIEDEGGNPDEIEITSEGNKKTSKRSSKGRKPEEEGVEDNGLEENSGDGQEDVETSLENLQDIDIMDISVLDEAEIDNGSVADCVEDDDADNLQESLSDSRELVEGEMKELPEQLQEHAIEDKETINNLDTSSSDFTILQEIEEPSLEPENEKILDILGETCKSEPVKEESSELEQPFAQDTSSVGPDRKLAEEEDLFDSAHPEEGDLDLASESTAHAQSSKADSLLAVVKREPAEQPGDGERTDCEPVGLEPAVEQSSAASELAEASSEELAEAPTEAPSPEARDSKEDGRKFDFDACNEVPPAPKESSTSEGADQKMSSPEDDSDTKRLSKEEKGRSSCGRNFWVSGLSSTTRATDLKNLFSKYGKVVGAKVVTNARSPGARCYGFVTMSTAEEATKCINHLHKTELHGKMISVEKAKNEPVGKKTSDKRDSDGKKEKSSNSDRSANLKRDDKCDRKDDAKKGDDGSGEKSKDQDDQKPGPSERSRATKSGSRGTERTVVMDKSKGVPVISVKTSGSKERASKSQDRKSASREKRSVVSFDKVKEPRKSRDSESHRVRERSEREQRMQAQWEREERERLEIARERLAFQRQRLERERMERERLERERMHVEHERRREQERIHREREELRRQQELRYEQERRPAVRRPYDLDRRDDAYWPEAKRAALDERYHSDFNRQDRFHDFDHRDRGRYPDHSVDRREGSRSMMGEREGQHYPERHGGPERHGRDSRDGWGGYGSDKRMSEGRGLPPPPRGRRDWGDHGRREDDRAWQGTADGGMMDRDHKRWQGGERSMSGHSGPGHMMNRGGMSGRGSFAPGGASRGHPIPHGGMQGGFGGQSRGSRPSDARFTRRY from the exons GGCGCAAACCAGAAGAAGAGGGTGTGGAAGATAACGGGCTGGAGGAAAACTCTGGGGATGGACAG GAGGATGTTGAGACCAGTTTGGAGAACTTGCAGGACATCGACATCATGGATATCAGTGTGTTGGATGAAGCAGAAATTGATAATGGAAGCGTTGCAGATTGTGTCGAAGACGATGATGCTGATAACCTTCAGGAGTCCCTGTCGGATAGTAGAGAGCTAGTCGAGGGGGAAATGAAAGAGCTTCCGGAGCAGCTTCAGGAACATGCT atagagGACAAAGAAACTATAAACAATTTAGATACTTCATCATCTGACTTCACTATATTACAG GAAATTGAAGAGCCATCCCTGGAGCCAG aaaatgagaaaatactcgACATTTTGGGGGAAACTTGTAAATCTGAGCCAGTAAAAGAAGAAAGTTCCGAGCTGGAGCAGCCATTTGCACAGGACACAAGTAGCGTGGGGCCAGACAGAAAGCTTGCGGAGGAAGAGGACCTATTTGACAGCGCCCATCCGGAAGAGGGTGATTTAGATTTGGCCAGCGAGTCAACAGCACACGCTCAGTCGAGCAAGGCAGACAGCCTGTTAGCGGTAGTGAAAAGGGAGCCCGCGGAGCAGCCAGGCGATGGCGAGAGGACGGACTGTGAGCCTGTAGGGCTAGAGCCGGCAGTTGAGCAGAGTAGTGCGGCCTCCGAGCTCGCGGAGGCCTCTAGCGAGGAGCTCGCGGAAGCACCCACGGAAGCCCCAAGCCCAGAAGCCAGAGATAGCAAAGAAGACGGGAGGAAGTTTGATTTTGACGCTTGTAATGAAGTCCCTCCGGCTCCTAAAGAGTCCTCAACCAGTGAGGGCGCTGATCAGAAAATGAG TTCTCCCGAAGATGACTCGGATACAAAAAGGCTTTCCAAAGAGGAAAAGG gtCGCAGCAGTTGTGGTAGAAATTTCTGGGTTAGTGGACTCTCTTCTACAACCAGAGCTACAGATTTGAAGAATCTTTTCAGCAAATATGGGAAG GTGGTGGGCGCCAAGGTTGTGACAAATGCCCGGAGTCCTGGAGCTCGCTGTTACGGTTTTGTCACGATGTCCACAGCAGAAGAGGCCACAAAATGCATTAACCACCTGCACAAGACGGAGCTCCACGGAAAGATGATCTCTGTGGAGAAA GCCAAAAATGAACCTGTGGGAAAGAAAACCTCTGACAAAAGAGACAGTGACGGGAAAAAGGAGAAGTCGAGCAACAGTGACAG ATCTGCAAACCTTAAGAGGGATGATAAATGTGACAGAAAAGACGATGCTAAGAAGGGTGACGACGGAAGTGGAGAAAAGAGTAAGGACCAAGATGATCAGAAACCTGGCCCCTCAGAGCGATCTCGAGCCACAAAGTCAG GAAGTCGAGGGACTGAACGGACTGTAGTAATGGATAAATCCAAAGGGGTGCCTGTGATTAGTGTAAAAACATCCGGGTCCAAAGAGAGA GCTTCCAAAAGCCAGGATCGCAAATCAGCCAGCAGAGAGAAGCGGTCTGTTGTGTCCTTTGATAAGGTCAAGGAGCCTCGGAAGTCGAGAGACTCAGAGTCTCATAG GGTGCGTGAACGCAGTGAACGCGAACAACGCATGCAGGCGCAGTGGGAGCGCGAGGAGCGTGAGCGGCTGGAGATTGCCCGAGAGAGGCTGGCCTTCCAGCGCCAGCGGCTGGAGCGGGAGCGCATGGAGCGGGAGCGGCTGGAGCGCGAACGCATGCACGTGGAGCACGAGCGCAGGCGCGAGCAGGAGCGCATCCATCGTGAGCGCGAGGAGCTGCGGCGCCAGCAGGAACTGCGCTACGAGCAGGAGCGGCGGCCCGCGGTACGGCGACCCTACGACCTGGACCG GCGAGATGATGCCTATTGGCCGGAAGCCAAGCGGGCCGCCCTGGATGAGCGCTACCATTCCGACTTTAACCGCCAGGACCGCTTCCATGACTTTGACCACAGGGACCGTGGCCGCTACCCCGACCACTCGGTGGACAG GAGAGAAGGTTCAAGGTCAATGATGGGAGAACGAGAAGGACAG CATTACCCAGAACGGCATGGAGGACCAGAGCGCCACGGCCGGGACTCCCGCGATGGCTGGGGGGGCTATGGCTCTGACAAGAGGATGAGTGAGGGCCGGGGGCTGCCTCCTCCCCCCAG GGGCAGACGTGACTGGGGGGACCATGGCCGAAGAGAGGATGACCGGGCATGGCAGGGCACGGCTGACGGGGGCATGATGGACAGGGATCACAAGAGGTGGCAAG GTGGCGAAAGAAGCATGTCCGGTCACTCTGGGCCTGGCCACATGATGAACCGAGGAGGAATGTCAGG GCGCGGCAGCTTTGCCCCAGGCGGGGCCTCCCGGGGCCACCCCATCCCACACGGTGGCATGCAGGGCGGGTTTGGAGGCCAGAGCCGGGGGAGCAGGCCCAGCGACGCCCGTTTCACTCGCCGCTACTGA
- the SAFB gene encoding scaffold attachment factor B1 (The RefSeq protein has 1 substitution compared to this genomic sequence), with protein MAETLSGLGDSGAAGAAALSSASSETGTRRLSDLRVIDLRAELRKRNVDSSGNKSVLMERLKKAIEDEGGNPDEIEITSEGNKKTSKRSSKGRKPEEEGVEDNGLEENSGDGQEDVETSLENLQDIDIMDISVLDEAEIDNGSVADCVEDDDADNLQESLSDSRELVEGEMKELPEQLQEHAIEDKETINNLDTSSSDFTILQEIEEPSLEPENEKILDILGETCKSEPVKEESSELEQPFAQDTSSVGPDRKLAEEEDLFDSAHPEEGDLDLASESTAHAQSSKADSLLAVVKREPAEQPGDGERTDCEPVGLEPAVEQSSAASELAEASSEELAEAPTEAPSPEARDSKEDGRKFDFDACNEVPPAPKESSTSEGADQKMSSPEDDSDTKRLSKEEKGRSSCGRNFWVSGLSSTTRATDLKNLFSKYGKVVGAKVVTNARSPGARCYGFVTMSTAEEATKCINHLHKTELHGKMISVEKAKNEPVGKKTSDKRDSDGKKEKSSNSDRSANLKRDDKCDRKDDAKKGDDGSGEKSKDQDDQKPGPSERSRATKSGSRGTERTVVMDKSKGVPVISVKTSGSKERASKSLDRKSASREKRSVVSFDKVKEPRKSRDSESHRVRERSEREQRMQAQWEREERERLEIARERLAFQRQRLERERMERERLERERMHVEHERRREQERIHREREELRRQQELRYEQERRPAVRRPYDLDRRDDAYWPEAKRAALDERYHSDFNRQDRFHDFDHRDRGRYPDHSVDRREGSRSMMGEREGQHYPERHGGPERHGRDSRDGWGGYGSDKRMSEGRGLPPPPRRDWGDHGRREDDRAWQGTADGGMMDRDHKRWQGGERSMSGHSGPGHMMNRGGMSGRGSFAPGGASRGHPIPHGGMQGGFGGQSRGSRPSDARFTRRY; from the exons GGCGCAAACCAGAAGAAGAGGGTGTGGAAGATAACGGGCTGGAGGAAAACTCTGGGGATGGACAG GAGGATGTTGAGACCAGTTTGGAGAACTTGCAGGACATCGACATCATGGATATCAGTGTGTTGGATGAAGCAGAAATTGATAATGGAAGCGTTGCAGATTGTGTCGAAGACGATGATGCTGATAACCTTCAGGAGTCCCTGTCGGATAGTAGAGAGCTAGTCGAGGGGGAAATGAAAGAGCTTCCGGAGCAGCTTCAGGAACATGCT atagagGACAAAGAAACTATAAACAATTTAGATACTTCATCATCTGACTTCACTATATTACAG GAAATTGAAGAGCCATCCCTGGAGCCAG aaaatgagaaaatactcgACATTTTGGGGGAAACTTGTAAATCTGAGCCAGTAAAAGAAGAAAGTTCCGAGCTGGAGCAGCCATTTGCACAGGACACAAGTAGCGTGGGGCCAGACAGAAAGCTTGCGGAGGAAGAGGACCTATTTGACAGCGCCCATCCGGAAGAGGGTGATTTAGATTTGGCCAGCGAGTCAACAGCACACGCTCAGTCGAGCAAGGCAGACAGCCTGTTAGCGGTAGTGAAAAGGGAGCCCGCGGAGCAGCCAGGCGATGGCGAGAGGACGGACTGTGAGCCTGTAGGGCTAGAGCCGGCAGTTGAGCAGAGTAGTGCGGCCTCCGAGCTCGCGGAGGCCTCTAGCGAGGAGCTCGCGGAAGCACCCACGGAAGCCCCAAGCCCAGAAGCCAGAGATAGCAAAGAAGACGGGAGGAAGTTTGATTTTGACGCTTGTAATGAAGTCCCTCCGGCTCCTAAAGAGTCCTCAACCAGTGAGGGCGCTGATCAGAAAATGAG TTCTCCCGAAGATGACTCGGATACAAAAAGGCTTTCCAAAGAGGAAAAGG gtCGCAGCAGTTGTGGTAGAAATTTCTGGGTTAGTGGACTCTCTTCTACAACCAGAGCTACAGATTTGAAGAATCTTTTCAGCAAATATGGGAAG GTGGTGGGCGCCAAGGTTGTGACAAATGCCCGGAGTCCTGGAGCTCGCTGTTACGGTTTTGTCACGATGTCCACAGCAGAAGAGGCCACAAAATGCATTAACCACCTGCACAAGACGGAGCTCCACGGAAAGATGATCTCTGTGGAGAAA GCCAAAAATGAACCTGTGGGAAAGAAAACCTCTGACAAAAGAGACAGTGACGGGAAAAAGGAGAAGTCGAGCAACAGTGACAG ATCTGCAAACCTTAAGAGGGATGATAAATGTGACAGAAAAGACGATGCTAAGAAGGGTGACGACGGAAGTGGAGAAAAGAGTAAGGACCAAGATGATCAGAAACCTGGCCCCTCAGAGCGATCTCGAGCCACAAAGTCAG GAAGTCGAGGGACTGAACGGACTGTAGTAATGGATAAATCCAAAGGGGTGCCTGTGATTAGTGTAAAAACATCCGGGTCCAAAGAGAGA GCTTCCAAAAGCCAGGATCGCAAATCAGCCAGCAGAGAGAAGCGGTCTGTTGTGTCCTTTGATAAGGTCAAGGAGCCTCGGAAGTCGAGAGACTCAGAGTCTCATAG GGTGCGTGAACGCAGTGAACGCGAACAACGCATGCAGGCGCAGTGGGAGCGCGAGGAGCGTGAGCGGCTGGAGATTGCCCGAGAGAGGCTGGCCTTCCAGCGCCAGCGGCTGGAGCGGGAGCGCATGGAGCGGGAGCGGCTGGAGCGCGAACGCATGCACGTGGAGCACGAGCGCAGGCGCGAGCAGGAGCGCATCCATCGTGAGCGCGAGGAGCTGCGGCGCCAGCAGGAACTGCGCTACGAGCAGGAGCGGCGGCCCGCGGTACGGCGACCCTACGACCTGGACCG GCGAGATGATGCCTATTGGCCGGAAGCCAAGCGGGCCGCCCTGGATGAGCGCTACCATTCCGACTTTAACCGCCAGGACCGCTTCCATGACTTTGACCACAGGGACCGTGGCCGCTACCCCGACCACTCGGTGGACAG GAGAGAAGGTTCAAGGTCAATGATGGGAGAACGAGAAGGACAG CATTACCCAGAACGGCATGGAGGACCAGAGCGCCACGGCCGGGACTCCCGCGATGGCTGGGGGGGCTATGGCTCTGACAAGAGGATGAGTGAGGGCCGGGGGCTGCCTCCTCCCCCCAG ACGTGACTGGGGGGACCATGGCCGAAGAGAGGATGACCGGGCATGGCAGGGCACGGCTGACGGGGGCATGATGGACAGGGATCACAAGAGGTGGCAAG GTGGCGAAAGAAGCATGTCCGGTCACTCTGGGCCTGGCCACATGATGAACCGAGGAGGAATGTCAGG GCGCGGCAGCTTTGCCCCAGGCGGGGCCTCCCGGGGCCACCCCATCCCACACGGTGGCATGCAGGGCGGGTTTGGAGGCCAGAGCCGGGGGAGCAGGCCCAGCGACGCCCGTTTCACTCGCCGCTACTGA
- the SAFB gene encoding scaffold attachment factor B1 isoform X1, which translates to MAETLSGLGDSGAAGAAALSSASSETGTRRLSDLRVIDLRAELRKRNVDSSGNKSVLMERLKKAIEDEGGNPDEIEITSEGNKKTSKRSSKGRKPEEEGVEDNGLEENSGDGQEDVETSLENLQDIDIMDISVLDEAEIDNGSVADCVEDDDADNLQESLSDSRELVEGEMKELPEQLQEHAIEDKETINNLDTSSSDFTILQEIEEPSLEPENEKILDILGETCKSEPVKEESSELEQPFAQDTSSVGPDRKLAEEEDLFDSAHPEEGDLDLASESTAHAQSSKADSLLAVVKREPAEQPGDGERTDCEPVGLEPAVEQSSAASELAEASSEELAEAPTEAPSPEARDSKEDGRKFDFDACNEVPPAPKESSTSEGADQKMSSPEDDSDTKRLSKEEKGRSSCGRNFWVSGLSSTTRATDLKNLFSKYGKVVGAKVVTNARSPGARCYGFVTMSTAEEATKCINHLHKTELHGKMISVEKAKNEPVGKKTSDKRDSDGKKEKSSNSDRSANLKRDDKCDRKDDAKKGDDGSGEKSKDQDDQKPGPSERSRATKSGSRGTERTVVMDKSKGVPVISVKTSGSKERASKSQDRKSASREKRSVVSFDKVKEPRKSRDSESHSRVRERSEREQRMQAQWEREERERLEIARERLAFQRQRLERERMERERLERERMHVEHERRREQERIHREREELRRQQELRYEQERRPAVRRPYDLDRRDDAYWPEAKRAALDERYHSDFNRQDRFHDFDHRDRGRYPDHSVDRREGSRSMMGEREGQHYPERHGGPERHGRDSRDGWGGYGSDKRMSEGRGLPPPPRGRRDWGDHGRREDDRAWQGTADGGMMDRDHKRWQGGERSMSGHSGPGHMMNRGGMSGRGSFAPGGASRGHPIPHGGMQGGFGGQSRGSRPSDARFTRRY; encoded by the exons GGCGCAAACCAGAAGAAGAGGGTGTGGAAGATAACGGGCTGGAGGAAAACTCTGGGGATGGACAG GAGGATGTTGAGACCAGTTTGGAGAACTTGCAGGACATCGACATCATGGATATCAGTGTGTTGGATGAAGCAGAAATTGATAATGGAAGCGTTGCAGATTGTGTCGAAGACGATGATGCTGATAACCTTCAGGAGTCCCTGTCGGATAGTAGAGAGCTAGTCGAGGGGGAAATGAAAGAGCTTCCGGAGCAGCTTCAGGAACATGCT atagagGACAAAGAAACTATAAACAATTTAGATACTTCATCATCTGACTTCACTATATTACAG GAAATTGAAGAGCCATCCCTGGAGCCAG aaaatgagaaaatactcgACATTTTGGGGGAAACTTGTAAATCTGAGCCAGTAAAAGAAGAAAGTTCCGAGCTGGAGCAGCCATTTGCACAGGACACAAGTAGCGTGGGGCCAGACAGAAAGCTTGCGGAGGAAGAGGACCTATTTGACAGCGCCCATCCGGAAGAGGGTGATTTAGATTTGGCCAGCGAGTCAACAGCACACGCTCAGTCGAGCAAGGCAGACAGCCTGTTAGCGGTAGTGAAAAGGGAGCCCGCGGAGCAGCCAGGCGATGGCGAGAGGACGGACTGTGAGCCTGTAGGGCTAGAGCCGGCAGTTGAGCAGAGTAGTGCGGCCTCCGAGCTCGCGGAGGCCTCTAGCGAGGAGCTCGCGGAAGCACCCACGGAAGCCCCAAGCCCAGAAGCCAGAGATAGCAAAGAAGACGGGAGGAAGTTTGATTTTGACGCTTGTAATGAAGTCCCTCCGGCTCCTAAAGAGTCCTCAACCAGTGAGGGCGCTGATCAGAAAATGAG TTCTCCCGAAGATGACTCGGATACAAAAAGGCTTTCCAAAGAGGAAAAGG gtCGCAGCAGTTGTGGTAGAAATTTCTGGGTTAGTGGACTCTCTTCTACAACCAGAGCTACAGATTTGAAGAATCTTTTCAGCAAATATGGGAAG GTGGTGGGCGCCAAGGTTGTGACAAATGCCCGGAGTCCTGGAGCTCGCTGTTACGGTTTTGTCACGATGTCCACAGCAGAAGAGGCCACAAAATGCATTAACCACCTGCACAAGACGGAGCTCCACGGAAAGATGATCTCTGTGGAGAAA GCCAAAAATGAACCTGTGGGAAAGAAAACCTCTGACAAAAGAGACAGTGACGGGAAAAAGGAGAAGTCGAGCAACAGTGACAG ATCTGCAAACCTTAAGAGGGATGATAAATGTGACAGAAAAGACGATGCTAAGAAGGGTGACGACGGAAGTGGAGAAAAGAGTAAGGACCAAGATGATCAGAAACCTGGCCCCTCAGAGCGATCTCGAGCCACAAAGTCAG GAAGTCGAGGGACTGAACGGACTGTAGTAATGGATAAATCCAAAGGGGTGCCTGTGATTAGTGTAAAAACATCCGGGTCCAAAGAGAGA GCTTCCAAAAGCCAGGATCGCAAATCAGCCAGCAGAGAGAAGCGGTCTGTTGTGTCCTTTGATAAGGTCAAGGAGCCTCGGAAGTCGAGAGACTCAGAGTCTCATAG CAGGGTGCGTGAACGCAGTGAACGCGAACAACGCATGCAGGCGCAGTGGGAGCGCGAGGAGCGTGAGCGGCTGGAGATTGCCCGAGAGAGGCTGGCCTTCCAGCGCCAGCGGCTGGAGCGGGAGCGCATGGAGCGGGAGCGGCTGGAGCGCGAACGCATGCACGTGGAGCACGAGCGCAGGCGCGAGCAGGAGCGCATCCATCGTGAGCGCGAGGAGCTGCGGCGCCAGCAGGAACTGCGCTACGAGCAGGAGCGGCGGCCCGCGGTACGGCGACCCTACGACCTGGACCG GCGAGATGATGCCTATTGGCCGGAAGCCAAGCGGGCCGCCCTGGATGAGCGCTACCATTCCGACTTTAACCGCCAGGACCGCTTCCATGACTTTGACCACAGGGACCGTGGCCGCTACCCCGACCACTCGGTGGACAG GAGAGAAGGTTCAAGGTCAATGATGGGAGAACGAGAAGGACAG CATTACCCAGAACGGCATGGAGGACCAGAGCGCCACGGCCGGGACTCCCGCGATGGCTGGGGGGGCTATGGCTCTGACAAGAGGATGAGTGAGGGCCGGGGGCTGCCTCCTCCCCCCAG GGGCAGACGTGACTGGGGGGACCATGGCCGAAGAGAGGATGACCGGGCATGGCAGGGCACGGCTGACGGGGGCATGATGGACAGGGATCACAAGAGGTGGCAAG GTGGCGAAAGAAGCATGTCCGGTCACTCTGGGCCTGGCCACATGATGAACCGAGGAGGAATGTCAGG GCGCGGCAGCTTTGCCCCAGGCGGGGCCTCCCGGGGCCACCCCATCCCACACGGTGGCATGCAGGGCGGGTTTGGAGGCCAGAGCCGGGGGAGCAGGCCCAGCGACGCCCGTTTCACTCGCCGCTACTGA
- the SAFB gene encoding scaffold attachment factor B1 isoform X3 produces MAETLSGLGDSGAAGAAALSSASSETGTRRLSDLRVIDLRAELRKRNVDSSGNKSVLMERLKKAIEDEGGNPDEIEITSEGNKKTSKRSSKGRKPEEEGVEDNGLEENSGDGQEDVETSLENLQDIDIMDISVLDEAEIDNGSVADCVEDDDADNLQESLSDSRELVEGEMKELPEQLQEHAIEDKETINNLDTSSSDFTILQEIEEPSLEPENEKILDILGETCKSEPVKEESSELEQPFAQDTSSVGPDRKLAEEEDLFDSAHPEEGDLDLASESTAHAQSSKADSLLAVVKREPAEQPGDGERTDCEPVGLEPAVEQSSAASELAEASSEELAEAPTEAPSPEARDSKEDGRKFDFDACNEVPPAPKESSTSEGADQKMSSPEDDSDTKRLSKEEKGRSSCGRNFWVSGLSSTTRATDLKNLFSKYGKVVGAKVVTNARSPGARCYGFVTMSTAEEATKCINHLHKTELHGKMISVEKAKNEPVGKKTSDKRDSDGKKEKSSNSDRSANLKRDDKCDRKDDAKKGDDGSGEKSKDQDDQKPGPSERSRATKSGSRGTERTVVMDKSKGVPVISVKTSGSKERASKSQDRKSASREKRSVVSFDKVKEPRKSRDSESHSRVRERSEREQRMQAQWEREERERLEIARERLAFQRQRLERERMERERLERERMHVEHERRREQERIHREREELRRQQELRYEQERRPAVRRPYDLDRRDDAYWPEAKRAALDERYHSDFNRQDRFHDFDHRDRGRYPDHSVDRREGSRSMMGEREGQHYPERHGGPERHGRDSRDGWGGYGSDKRMSEGRGLPPPPRRDWGDHGRREDDRAWQGTADGGMMDRDHKRWQGGERSMSGHSGPGHMMNRGGMSGRGSFAPGGASRGHPIPHGGMQGGFGGQSRGSRPSDARFTRRY; encoded by the exons GGCGCAAACCAGAAGAAGAGGGTGTGGAAGATAACGGGCTGGAGGAAAACTCTGGGGATGGACAG GAGGATGTTGAGACCAGTTTGGAGAACTTGCAGGACATCGACATCATGGATATCAGTGTGTTGGATGAAGCAGAAATTGATAATGGAAGCGTTGCAGATTGTGTCGAAGACGATGATGCTGATAACCTTCAGGAGTCCCTGTCGGATAGTAGAGAGCTAGTCGAGGGGGAAATGAAAGAGCTTCCGGAGCAGCTTCAGGAACATGCT atagagGACAAAGAAACTATAAACAATTTAGATACTTCATCATCTGACTTCACTATATTACAG GAAATTGAAGAGCCATCCCTGGAGCCAG aaaatgagaaaatactcgACATTTTGGGGGAAACTTGTAAATCTGAGCCAGTAAAAGAAGAAAGTTCCGAGCTGGAGCAGCCATTTGCACAGGACACAAGTAGCGTGGGGCCAGACAGAAAGCTTGCGGAGGAAGAGGACCTATTTGACAGCGCCCATCCGGAAGAGGGTGATTTAGATTTGGCCAGCGAGTCAACAGCACACGCTCAGTCGAGCAAGGCAGACAGCCTGTTAGCGGTAGTGAAAAGGGAGCCCGCGGAGCAGCCAGGCGATGGCGAGAGGACGGACTGTGAGCCTGTAGGGCTAGAGCCGGCAGTTGAGCAGAGTAGTGCGGCCTCCGAGCTCGCGGAGGCCTCTAGCGAGGAGCTCGCGGAAGCACCCACGGAAGCCCCAAGCCCAGAAGCCAGAGATAGCAAAGAAGACGGGAGGAAGTTTGATTTTGACGCTTGTAATGAAGTCCCTCCGGCTCCTAAAGAGTCCTCAACCAGTGAGGGCGCTGATCAGAAAATGAG TTCTCCCGAAGATGACTCGGATACAAAAAGGCTTTCCAAAGAGGAAAAGG gtCGCAGCAGTTGTGGTAGAAATTTCTGGGTTAGTGGACTCTCTTCTACAACCAGAGCTACAGATTTGAAGAATCTTTTCAGCAAATATGGGAAG GTGGTGGGCGCCAAGGTTGTGACAAATGCCCGGAGTCCTGGAGCTCGCTGTTACGGTTTTGTCACGATGTCCACAGCAGAAGAGGCCACAAAATGCATTAACCACCTGCACAAGACGGAGCTCCACGGAAAGATGATCTCTGTGGAGAAA GCCAAAAATGAACCTGTGGGAAAGAAAACCTCTGACAAAAGAGACAGTGACGGGAAAAAGGAGAAGTCGAGCAACAGTGACAG ATCTGCAAACCTTAAGAGGGATGATAAATGTGACAGAAAAGACGATGCTAAGAAGGGTGACGACGGAAGTGGAGAAAAGAGTAAGGACCAAGATGATCAGAAACCTGGCCCCTCAGAGCGATCTCGAGCCACAAAGTCAG GAAGTCGAGGGACTGAACGGACTGTAGTAATGGATAAATCCAAAGGGGTGCCTGTGATTAGTGTAAAAACATCCGGGTCCAAAGAGAGA GCTTCCAAAAGCCAGGATCGCAAATCAGCCAGCAGAGAGAAGCGGTCTGTTGTGTCCTTTGATAAGGTCAAGGAGCCTCGGAAGTCGAGAGACTCAGAGTCTCATAG CAGGGTGCGTGAACGCAGTGAACGCGAACAACGCATGCAGGCGCAGTGGGAGCGCGAGGAGCGTGAGCGGCTGGAGATTGCCCGAGAGAGGCTGGCCTTCCAGCGCCAGCGGCTGGAGCGGGAGCGCATGGAGCGGGAGCGGCTGGAGCGCGAACGCATGCACGTGGAGCACGAGCGCAGGCGCGAGCAGGAGCGCATCCATCGTGAGCGCGAGGAGCTGCGGCGCCAGCAGGAACTGCGCTACGAGCAGGAGCGGCGGCCCGCGGTACGGCGACCCTACGACCTGGACCG GCGAGATGATGCCTATTGGCCGGAAGCCAAGCGGGCCGCCCTGGATGAGCGCTACCATTCCGACTTTAACCGCCAGGACCGCTTCCATGACTTTGACCACAGGGACCGTGGCCGCTACCCCGACCACTCGGTGGACAG GAGAGAAGGTTCAAGGTCAATGATGGGAGAACGAGAAGGACAG CATTACCCAGAACGGCATGGAGGACCAGAGCGCCACGGCCGGGACTCCCGCGATGGCTGGGGGGGCTATGGCTCTGACAAGAGGATGAGTGAGGGCCGGGGGCTGCCTCCTCCCCCCAG ACGTGACTGGGGGGACCATGGCCGAAGAGAGGATGACCGGGCATGGCAGGGCACGGCTGACGGGGGCATGATGGACAGGGATCACAAGAGGTGGCAAG GTGGCGAAAGAAGCATGTCCGGTCACTCTGGGCCTGGCCACATGATGAACCGAGGAGGAATGTCAGG GCGCGGCAGCTTTGCCCCAGGCGGGGCCTCCCGGGGCCACCCCATCCCACACGGTGGCATGCAGGGCGGGTTTGGAGGCCAGAGCCGGGGGAGCAGGCCCAGCGACGCCCGTTTCACTCGCCGCTACTGA